The Paenibacillus polymyxa M1 DNA segment ATCCAGGCACAGATTATTAACCTCTTTGCTAAATTGCAGGCCGAGCGGGGGCTGACATATTTGTTCATCTCTCACGATTTAAGTGTAGTTGAACATTTATGTTCCCGTATTGGCGTGATGTACCTAGGCTCTATGGTCGAAACAGCTTCGCGTGACGAGCTATTCGGCAATCCGCTGCATCCGTATACGAAGGCGTTGCTGTCGGCTGTGCCTATTCCGGTGCCGAAGCTGAAAAGAGAACGTATTTTGCTAAAGGGGGATATTCCAAGTCCGGTGAATCCGCCTTCGGGCTGCAAGTTTCATACTCGCTGCCCCTTTGCAATCGACCGTTGCTCTCAAGAGATTCCACGCTATCGTGAAGCTCGTCCAGATCACTGGGTGGCTTGCCATTTGGCTGAATGAACGAAGTTAAGTCAGCAAGTTTTGCAGCCGTTGACACAGCAGAACGTTCACCGCAATAAAAAGGTTCTGCTAGATCAACGGCTTTTTGCTTTGAGGAATCCGTAGCTACGATCTTCCGTTTCGTGAGAGTCATGGGGAATCTTTACGATGGAATATATTATCATGAGTATTGATTCTCCTCAGTTGGTTAGGTAGAATATGGACGGGTTAAAAATAATACATAACAAGCGATTACATAATGTGGATATGTCAGATTATGTATACCTCAGGAGGAGCTACAAGATGGAAGTGAAACAGAGAGAGGACTCCTTTTGGAGTATGGTCAAAAAAGGAAATAAATCTTCAGGCTCGGCGGCATTGGGTAATACTGGCATTGCCCTGATTAAGGGGATTGCTTTTGCCTTGACAGGCAGCGGCTCTATGTTTGCTACGATGATGCATTCCATTGCGGATGCGGTGAACCAAATGTTTGTATTTGCGGGCAGTGTATTGGCAGAGAAAAAACCTACGAAACGTTTTCCTACCGGCTTCGGACGGGTAATTAATCTTTTTTGTATGGTTGCCGTTATTGTCGTAACGATTATGGCCTACGAAACTGTATTGGAAGGAGTTCATTTGCTGCAGCATCCGGCCGAATCCGCACAAGGATTTTGGATTAATGTAGTGGTGCTGGTTTTGTCATTGGTGGTTGACGGATTTGTATGGAGCAAAGCGATGAAAGAAGTGCTGCATGAATCCAGAGTGGAAGCGAAGGGGCTAGGTATTTTTACCTCTGCCTTTCGTCATGTGGGACGTGCTGCGCCACCAACCCGCTTGGTGTTCTATGAGGATTTGGTAGCAACGACAGGCGGGGTACTTGCCCTGCTTGCTGTAGTTGTCACATCGCTGACAGATTTTAAGCTGCTGGACGGGATTTCGAGTATTCTCATCGGCTGTCTGATGGTCGGTGTAGCTTTCCGGGTCGGTTATGACAACATGGTGGGCTTGATTGGTGTATCTGCACCTCCTGATATCGAAGAACGTGTGGCTTCCATTATTTTGGCAGATACACATGTGACCGATATTTCTCAAATGCGTATTTTGCAGGAGGGACGTTACTATCACGTCGAAGGGGTGATCGAGCTTACTTCGGGCATGACGCTGGCAGATGCTGATGATATTAAATTTAGAGTCGAGGATGCTCTGCTGCGTGATCCTAATATTTCAGATGCCGCATTGGGGATTCTAGAGGATGACGGGATTAGAAACTGGAAACAAGAGAAGCCTAAAGCGTAGAAAAATGGACCAAAGCGAATCTGGACGGAACTCAAGAACGTAAATAAGAACCTTCATGACCACGACAACGTGGCGTGGAGGTTTTTTTATATTTTTCCAATTATATTCTTACCCCCCTTTGAATTTAGGCAGATTGTTAGATACAATGAAAGCGTTAACAAAAAAAGAAAGTGAAACGAATGCTTCTCATGGGGAGGAAATGCGAATGAGTCTTCTGAAGGAGGCTTGGCCTGCTTCGCGGCTCGTCAACGCGCTGGCTGGCGGAGTGCAGAATTCGGCAAGACAACGGTTAAGGAGCAATTGGACCCAAAGGCTGCGGGCAACTGTCGATGAACCGGCATACGCCGAGCTTTGGAAGGACATCGAACGTATCTGCAATGATGTTCGGGAAGCACCACGGCTTGAACTACCGTTGTCTCTGTTCCAGCAATTTGCTAATACAGGGGAGCGCAAGCCGTATGAGGATGTATACTTTGAACGGCGCGGACGACTGGTTGCTATCGTGCTGGCAGCAGTTGCCGATCCGGAGCATCGGAAGATGAGAGAGGTGGAAAGCGGACTGCTGGACATATGCACCGAGTACACTTGGGCGCTTCCTGCACATGTCAACGAAGAGGACACTGTAACACCGCCTTGGCAGCAGGTGGATTTATTCGCATCAGAAACAGCGCAAATGCTGGTTGAAATTTTATTGCTACTTGGAGAACGACTGGCTGATCACGTAGTCGTTCAGGTACACAAAGAGGTTGAACGCCGTGTACTGGAACCTGTGTTTTGGCAGCCTCACCATTTTGAGTGGGAAACGGCAGAGCATAACTGGTCGGCAGTATGCGCTTCAGGTTGCGGAATTGCTGCATTGCTGCTGGCAAAAGACGACTTTTCCAGAGCGGTAGCCATCGAGCGTATGCTGGGTGCACTGGATTGTTTTTTGGCAGGCTACAGAGAGGACGGGGGATGTCCCGAAGGCGTAGGTTACTGGGTGTATGGCTTTGGGTATTTTATATATTTTGCCGATATGCTGCGTGAGTTTACCGAGGGAGCTGTGGATATTTTGAACTCAGAAAAGGTAAGACAAATCGCAGCCTTTGCAGAACGAGTCCATCTGTCAGACGGTATTTTCGCTAATTATTCAGATAGTAGTGAAACTGAACGGTTGCCTTCTGGACTCATCTCTCATGTGAATTTTTTGCAAGGACGCCCATCTACACTCCCCTTTCGGGTACCTGGTTTGTTGGAAGATCCGTGTCGCCGCTGGGCTCATGTATTGCGTAACCTAGTCTGGACCAATCCCTTGGTATATGGATGCGGTGAAGCCGTAATCGATTATTTGCCGCAACTCGGCTGGTTGATGTGCCGCAGCCTCTGCTCTAGTCATCATGGATCTGGGGGACAGCAGGATAACCCAGGTGCCGCACTTGCATTTTCAGCCAAGGCTGGGCATAACAATGAGCCGCACAATCATAATGATCTTGGACACTTCATCCTTCATGGCGGTGGCGAAAATCTACTCTGTGATCTAGGAGCAGGCTTGTACACGAAGGCCTATTTTTCACCAGGACGGGAGTCGATTATCAACATTTCCTCCAGCGGTCATTCCGTGCCTATCATTAATGGAGTCACGCAGCAATCCGGAGCAAAGGCAAGGGCGGTTGTGCTGGATATTGCTATGGATGAGCAGGAGGGAGCACAGACAGTTACAAGCTTTAAGCTCGATTTGACATCTGCTTATGCTGTAGATGAATTGGTTGTTTTCACTCGCTCCTTTGCCTGGAGTGTGCCGGAGGGTAACGAGGGAGCAAGGCTTACTGTCACAGATCATTTTGAGTTTGAGACGTCTGGTATGAACGTGAAGCCGTGGGAGGTGGAGGAGCTTTTGATCAGCCGTATTCAGCCTCATACAGGAGTAGGCTTCGTGGAATGGAAGGGAACGAACGCAGTGGTTAGGCTAGATTATGATGCTGGCGTGCTGAGACAGCGGCTGGAGGCTGTGAAGCATATAGATCATGACGGAGTGGCTTTTGTGTTTTATAAGACATCACTGCAACTAGACTCTAATCGCTGGAACGGTTCAGCAAGCATCGATTGCAATCTGTTTTTTACCATACATCAATCTTCATGTTGAATGGGAGGCATACAGAATGAATAAGCTTCAAACAGGCAGCGTGTACCCTTGGCAGACGGAACTGGAGAGATTTATAGAACAGGTGGAAAGCGCACCAAATCGAGAAAATGATGGATGGACTCACGAACGTAAGCTGGATGTGCTGGAAAAGCTGGTTCGCGCATATGCCTCGTATCAAGATGAAAACGGAGCTATCATTGATCCTCATTCTGAAAGTGAACGGTATTACTCCACTCCATCCTATGCGTTGGCTGCGGCTGTGCTGGTCAAAGAAGGCCGGCATGATTTACTTGAGTCTGCTGCTGCGGCCTTGACGCATAGCATAGCCTGTGTAGTCGAGGAAAAAGCACCAGATCATCACCCGGACTTTTTTCCAATTATGATGATGGGGGCGTATCGTATCCTTAAAAATCTGCTGCCAGAGCAGGCCACGGCTTGGAAACAGCAATTGAGCAGGATTCAGCCTGAGCAGACCTACATTTTTACGATGAGCAAAATGAAAAATCCAAACCGGATGATCAACTGGAATGCGATCATGATTTCCGGCGAGTTTTTGCGTGCCACTGAAGGGATTGCAGCCGATTCTGAGTGGATGGAGACGTATATCCGCAACTACCACTTACCTCGCTTTACCAGTTTGGGGCTGTACCAAGATGGTCCGCTGGATCGGCCCAATAGCCCATTCGCCTACGATATTGTCACACGGTTTCATCTAGGTGTGATGCTGGAGAACGGATATAATGGCGGCTGTGCTCTCGAAGTGCGTGACTACCTTCGCAGGGGAGCACTCAGCTCATTGCTGACTTTATCCCCGCATGGGGAAATTCCTCCGCGTGGAAGAAGCGCGCAACACCAATGGAACGAAGCGGCTGCGGCCTTTGTTTTTACAACACATGCGCAGCAGGCGTATACAGCAGGCGAGTATGGGCTTGCAGGTGCATTTCGGCGGGCAGCAGATCTATGCTGGCAATCGATTGGCCGTTGGCAGACCGATGATGGCAAACTGCATATCGTCCGCAACCATTATTCATCTGAGGCACGCCATGGCTTTGAGGTGTACTCGAATCATACCTGCTACAGTCTGTGGACGGCAGCTGTGCTGGCCCATACGCTCCTACATGGGAAGGAGATTGATTGTATTCCTCCAACCTCTATCCCGGCGGAGATCGGCAGTCGGGTATTGGCAACGGATGGCTGGTTTCAGACCGTCATTGCAGCTGTAGACGGGCAGCAAATGTTTGTGCAAACCTCAATCAACGATCCGTACAATATTCCGGGTATCGTACGTATTCAACGTTCTGCGTTGCCATCTCTGATCGGCCCATCCTCAGCAGGACACGCAGATCGCGGCTTTACGGGTTTCGCGGAGGGAGATATTTTCCCGCTGAGCTATACACCCGCCTGGCAAACCGAAGACGGAAAGTGGCACAGCTTGTCAGAAGGAATCCCTGGCACATTGGAGTTCGACCGTGATGGAGGGATTGATCCGCAGGATGGCGGAGGAAACGTACAGATGGAGCGCAGTTCAGCATCTGATGGAGAGACAGACTTTACTCTGCTGTGGGAAGGTCCATTCCCGGGAGTGAGGGAAATCCGAACGCATTATCGTCAGGTGCCTGGCAAAATTGAAGTGTCGTATGAGCTTCAAGGCAATATTCAGAATGTAGGGGCACTTATTCCATTGATGGCGTATGACGGTCGGGAACGAAGTGTGATTCATCATGTGATGACAGCCGGGAAAGAAACTGAAAGCATTCGAGTCGAATACGCAGGCGCAAGCCTTGAAGTCATCCCCACGACGGAAGGAACAAACGTGGTATGGCCGGAAGAATTGACTGCCGTAGCCTGCCGAAATGGTTTGCTTAAGGGAGCGCGTCTGGAGTGTGGAGGCAGCCGCATTTCCTTTATCATTCGGTTACCTGAATAGATTAGGTCGGGAGCCATAGTTATCTTCAATCCTGTGGAAAGGGAGAGGAAAAAGAAATGACAAAATCAGAAGCATGGCTGGAACAATCGTGGGAGCTGGCACTGAATAAAACGCTTGCCTTGGCGGCAAGACTGGGGGACGCCTTTCCACATGTTGCAGAGGGTGGACGTTATGATAATTGTGAGGAAGCGTGGTGGACAGCAGGCTTTTATCCGGGACTGCTATGGCTGGCCCATCGGGCACGTCCTGACAGTGAGACCGCTAAAATTGCACAACGCTGCGAGGCTCGATTGGAAAAAATACTTTATAATAGCGAAGCTGTAGACCATGATCTCGGCTTTATTTGGCTGCTCAGCGGTGTGGCCGCCCATCGGTTGACTGGTGATGCAGAGTCCAGAAGACGGGGGTTATTGGCTGCTAATTTGCTGGCTGCTCGTTTTAACGTGAATGGCCGCTTTATTCGCGCGTGGAACTTCCACTCGAAGGATATGGATACACGGGGTGTTGCGATCATAGACAGTATGATGAATTTACCCTTGCTCTATTGGGCCTCGGAGGAAAGTGGAGATCCACGCTTTGCTGCTCTCGCTGTTCAGCATGCAGATACCGTGGCACGTGAGTTCGTTCGTTCGGACGGCTCCATCGCGCATGTAATTGAGTTCGATCCGGAGATTGGAAAAAAGGTCGCCGAGCATGGCGGACAGGGATTTGCTCCCGGTTCCGCCTGGGCACGCGGCACGTCTTGGGCGCTGTACGGTTTTACGCTTTCGTACGGGTACACGCGCGATCCGCGTTATTTAAAGGTAGCCGAGAACACGGCTGACTTTTTCCTGTCCCAACTGGGCGATGCTTGCCTGCCTGTGTGGGACTTTAGAGCAGAAGAAGGGCACCGCGAAGCATGGGATTCGTCAGCTGCAGCCATTGCAGCTAGCGGTTTGCTGGAACTAGCAAAATATTCGGCACGTGCAGAGCAATTTACCAAAGCTGCAGAATCCATCCTCAAGGGCTTGCATCACACAGGTACGGCATGGTGCCAAGAACATGAGGGATTGCTGATGAACGGAACCGTACATTATCCTGAGCAAAGACACATCAATGTGCCCATTATCTACGGCGATTACTTCTTTGTCGAAGCATTGGCAAAGCTGCGTGGTGAGGAAGGTTTGTTTAGTGTGGAGGCAAAAAACATAGTGCGTTAGATGGTCGGGAACAAGCTCATTCGAGTTGAGTTGTTGCTTGTCAAATCCACAGAATAAATAGTGTGGCGGCGTATGTGTAATCTCATTTACACATACGTTGTTTTTTTATCCGTGAAAAAGGCTGATTCTAATTCGATGCCAAAGTACTACGTATAGGTAGATAAGAGACTGTGGCGCGCTTATTTCGTGCCCACTCAGAGTAAAATTACGGTGTATAAGCGCTTAAATCCTAAAAGAATGTTCATTTTAATGCATGAAAATAGGTCCTTTTACTTGTATATGATGTTTCTTCTTAAATTGACAAATTAGGGAAGTGAGCCTATGATATCT contains these protein-coding regions:
- a CDS encoding heparinase II/III domain-containing protein — encoded protein: MSLLKEAWPASRLVNALAGGVQNSARQRLRSNWTQRLRATVDEPAYAELWKDIERICNDVREAPRLELPLSLFQQFANTGERKPYEDVYFERRGRLVAIVLAAVADPEHRKMREVESGLLDICTEYTWALPAHVNEEDTVTPPWQQVDLFASETAQMLVEILLLLGERLADHVVVQVHKEVERRVLEPVFWQPHHFEWETAEHNWSAVCASGCGIAALLLAKDDFSRAVAIERMLGALDCFLAGYREDGGCPEGVGYWVYGFGYFIYFADMLREFTEGAVDILNSEKVRQIAAFAERVHLSDGIFANYSDSSETERLPSGLISHVNFLQGRPSTLPFRVPGLLEDPCRRWAHVLRNLVWTNPLVYGCGEAVIDYLPQLGWLMCRSLCSSHHGSGGQQDNPGAALAFSAKAGHNNEPHNHNDLGHFILHGGGENLLCDLGAGLYTKAYFSPGRESIINISSSGHSVPIINGVTQQSGAKARAVVLDIAMDEQEGAQTVTSFKLDLTSAYAVDELVVFTRSFAWSVPEGNEGARLTVTDHFEFETSGMNVKPWEVEELLISRIQPHTGVGFVEWKGTNAVVRLDYDAGVLRQRLEAVKHIDHDGVAFVFYKTSLQLDSNRWNGSASIDCNLFFTIHQSSC
- a CDS encoding glycoside hydrolase family 88 protein, translated to MTKSEAWLEQSWELALNKTLALAARLGDAFPHVAEGGRYDNCEEAWWTAGFYPGLLWLAHRARPDSETAKIAQRCEARLEKILYNSEAVDHDLGFIWLLSGVAAHRLTGDAESRRRGLLAANLLAARFNVNGRFIRAWNFHSKDMDTRGVAIIDSMMNLPLLYWASEESGDPRFAALAVQHADTVAREFVRSDGSIAHVIEFDPEIGKKVAEHGGQGFAPGSAWARGTSWALYGFTLSYGYTRDPRYLKVAENTADFFLSQLGDACLPVWDFRAEEGHREAWDSSAAAIAASGLLELAKYSARAEQFTKAAESILKGLHHTGTAWCQEHEGLLMNGTVHYPEQRHINVPIIYGDYFFVEALAKLRGEEGLFSVEAKNIVR
- a CDS encoding cation diffusion facilitator family transporter, with translation MEVKQREDSFWSMVKKGNKSSGSAALGNTGIALIKGIAFALTGSGSMFATMMHSIADAVNQMFVFAGSVLAEKKPTKRFPTGFGRVINLFCMVAVIVVTIMAYETVLEGVHLLQHPAESAQGFWINVVVLVLSLVVDGFVWSKAMKEVLHESRVEAKGLGIFTSAFRHVGRAAPPTRLVFYEDLVATTGGVLALLAVVVTSLTDFKLLDGISSILIGCLMVGVAFRVGYDNMVGLIGVSAPPDIEERVASIILADTHVTDISQMRILQEGRYYHVEGVIELTSGMTLADADDIKFRVEDALLRDPNISDAALGILEDDGIRNWKQEKPKA